One Agrobacterium vaccinii DNA window includes the following coding sequences:
- a CDS encoding ligase-associated DNA damage response exonuclease: protein MKPEKLLNPTPKGLYCPVGDFYVDPVRPVPRALITHGHSDHARAGHEKVLATRQTLDIMRIRYGEDFTGSEQAVGFGETVEINGVTVGFYPAGHVLGSAQISIEYGGTRIVASGDYKRGIDPTCASFEPVPCDVFITEATFGLPVFHHPKPSVEIGKLLTSIRQFPERTHLVGAYSLGKAQRVLRLLRDNGYSKPVYIHGALAKLCDYYVSQGIDLGDLCPATLEKSNPAQFKGAIVVGPPSAFQEKWARRFNEPLISFASGWMMVRQRAKQGGVELPLVISDHCDWPELLETIKEVAPSQVWVTHGREEALVRWCELQGIPARPLHLVGYEDEGD, encoded by the coding sequence ATGAAACCAGAGAAACTGCTCAACCCCACGCCAAAGGGGCTCTATTGCCCCGTTGGTGATTTCTATGTGGACCCTGTGCGCCCCGTGCCACGGGCGCTGATCACCCACGGCCATTCCGACCACGCCCGTGCCGGTCACGAGAAGGTTCTAGCCACCCGCCAGACGCTGGATATCATGCGCATTCGCTATGGCGAGGATTTCACGGGAAGTGAGCAGGCCGTTGGCTTTGGTGAGACCGTGGAGATCAACGGTGTCACGGTGGGCTTTTATCCCGCTGGTCATGTGCTCGGTTCTGCGCAAATCTCCATCGAATATGGTGGCACACGCATCGTGGCCTCGGGCGATTACAAGCGCGGCATCGATCCCACATGCGCATCGTTCGAACCCGTGCCCTGTGATGTCTTCATCACGGAGGCGACCTTCGGCTTGCCGGTTTTTCACCACCCGAAACCCAGCGTGGAAATCGGCAAGCTGCTGACCTCCATCCGGCAGTTTCCTGAGCGCACCCATCTTGTCGGGGCCTACTCGCTCGGCAAGGCACAACGCGTGCTACGCCTGCTGCGCGACAATGGTTATTCCAAACCGGTCTACATCCATGGCGCGCTGGCCAAGCTCTGCGATTACTACGTGTCTCAGGGCATAGACCTCGGAGACCTTTGCCCCGCCACGCTGGAAAAGAGCAATCCCGCCCAGTTCAAAGGCGCCATCGTCGTTGGCCCACCCTCCGCCTTTCAGGAAAAATGGGCCCGCCGCTTCAACGAACCGCTGATATCCTTCGCCTCGGGATGGATGATGGTGCGCCAGCGCGCCAAGCAGGGTGGCGTAGAACTGCCGCTTGTCATTTCCGACCATTGTGACTGGCCGGAGCTACTAGAAACCATCAAGGAAGTCGCACCGTCGCAGGTCTGGGTCACACACGGGCGCGAGGAGGCGCTGGTGCGCTGGTGCGAATTGCAGGGCATTCCGGCCAGGCCGCTGCATCTGGTGGGTTATGAGGATGAGGGGGATTGA
- a CDS encoding cisplatin damage response ATP-dependent DNA ligase codes for MKSFATLLDRLVLTPSRNGKLKLLTDYFRDTPDPDRGYGLAAIAGTLDLKSVKPAMLRELVLERMDDVLFRYSYDYVGDLAETISLVWDTSQNANPPEVQDPGLGEIVDLMNSLGRTEVRSAVRDLLDRLETSSRFAFLKLVTGGLRIGVSARLARQALADFGGRDITEIETLWHGLEPPYEPLFAWLEGKTERPVIATPAIFHSVMLSTPVGDNDLQNLDPQDFVSEWKWDGIRVQLSRSGETRKLYSRSGDDISGAFPDVLDRINFEGVVDGELLIGGTARSNIATRTFSDLQQRLNRKTVTGKMLEEYPAFIRAYDLLFDGDEDIRGEVFLKRREKLTHLIENAPHDRFDISPLVPFESWDELETLRKAPPDPVIEGVMIKRKDSIYQAGRAKGPWFKWKRDPFNIDAVMMYAQRGHGKRSSYYSDFTFGVWSDNEGAEQLVPVGKAYFGFTDAELEVLDKFVRDNTVERFGPVRAVRATPQFGFVLEVAFEGINRSNRHKSGVAMRFPRIARLRADKLPSEADRLSTLMAMIDEKESG; via the coding sequence ATGAAATCCTTCGCAACCCTCCTAGACCGCCTAGTCCTAACGCCCTCCCGCAACGGCAAGCTCAAACTCCTGACCGACTACTTCCGCGACACCCCAGACCCCGACCGAGGCTACGGCCTTGCCGCCATCGCTGGCACGTTGGACCTGAAAAGCGTCAAACCCGCCATGCTGCGCGAGCTGGTGCTGGAGCGCATGGACGATGTGCTGTTCCGCTATTCCTACGACTATGTCGGCGATCTGGCCGAGACGATCTCGCTCGTCTGGGACACCAGCCAGAATGCCAACCCGCCAGAGGTCCAAGATCCCGGCCTTGGCGAAATCGTCGATCTAATGAACTCGCTGGGCCGAACGGAAGTGCGTTCCGCTGTGCGCGATCTCCTCGACCGGCTGGAAACCTCCTCGCGCTTTGCCTTCCTCAAGCTCGTCACCGGCGGCCTGCGCATCGGCGTGTCCGCCCGGCTGGCCCGTCAGGCGCTGGCGGATTTCGGCGGGCGGGATATCACCGAGATCGAAACGCTCTGGCACGGTCTGGAACCGCCCTATGAGCCCTTGTTTGCGTGGCTGGAGGGCAAGACCGAGCGGCCCGTCATCGCCACGCCCGCCATCTTTCACTCCGTCATGCTGTCCACGCCGGTGGGCGATAACGACCTCCAAAACCTTGACCCGCAGGATTTTGTTTCGGAGTGGAAGTGGGATGGCATCCGTGTGCAGCTATCGCGCTCCGGCGAGACCAGAAAGCTCTATTCCCGGTCCGGCGACGATATTTCCGGCGCCTTTCCAGATGTTCTCGACAGGATCAACTTCGAAGGCGTTGTCGATGGGGAACTGCTGATCGGCGGCACGGCGCGCTCCAACATTGCGACCCGCACCTTTTCCGATCTCCAGCAGCGCCTGAACCGCAAGACCGTGACCGGCAAGATGCTGGAGGAGTATCCCGCCTTCATCCGCGCCTATGATCTTCTGTTCGACGGCGATGAGGACATTCGTGGCGAGGTCTTTCTCAAGCGACGGGAAAAGCTCACCCATCTCATCGAAAACGCCCCGCATGACAGGTTCGATATCTCGCCGCTGGTGCCCTTCGAAAGCTGGGACGAGTTGGAAACCCTGCGCAAGGCACCGCCCGATCCGGTCATCGAAGGCGTTATGATCAAGCGCAAGGACAGCATCTATCAGGCCGGTCGCGCCAAGGGGCCGTGGTTCAAATGGAAACGCGATCCCTTCAACATCGATGCCGTCATGATGTACGCCCAGCGCGGCCACGGCAAACGCTCTAGCTATTATTCCGACTTCACCTTCGGCGTCTGGTCGGACAATGAAGGAGCCGAACAACTGGTGCCCGTCGGCAAGGCCTATTTCGGCTTTACCGATGCCGAACTGGAAGTGCTGGACAAGTTCGTCCGCGACAACACCGTCGAGCGCTTCGGCCCCGTCCGCGCCGTTCGCGCGACCCCGCAATTCGGTTTCGTTCTCGAAGTCGCCTTCGAAGGTATAAATCGCTCCAACCGCCACAAATCCGGCGTAGCCATGCGCTTTCCCAGAATAGCCAGACTCCGCGCCGACAAGCTGCCATCGGAGGCCGACAGACTATCGACGCTGATGGCGATGATCGACGAGAAGGAAAGCGGTTAG
- a CDS encoding alpha/beta hydrolase family protein, which translates to MTDKRSSFPSTSSPRSMTRRSLLAGGAGLSLAALLPVPGGAALMMPESLPLEAGDYADARRKFQTHLLRKIAAPEKSGPLGTPPGATRVTYPGGPNGSIELVAWISQYEPSQKLKPAVLFLHGGNATGDGHWALMKPYWDAGFVVLLPSFRGENGQKGNYSGFYDETSDALAAASYLESLPGIDLDRLFIAGHSNGGTLSLLASMTRKFRAAVPISAGVNSWRYFNRYSDELCFDENNPKEFIMRSSVCFGPSLKCPTLLLRGTEERPFDADHKLLMERVRSAGMQIDNMLLKGTHNGVVPGAVVESIRFFNQFA; encoded by the coding sequence ATGACAGATAAACGGTCTTCATTTCCTAGCACCTCTTCCCCACGCAGCATGACGCGTCGTTCGCTTTTGGCGGGCGGGGCCGGACTCTCGCTGGCGGCTTTGTTGCCGGTGCCGGGCGGGGCGGCGTTGATGATGCCGGAGAGCCTGCCGCTGGAGGCGGGGGACTATGCGGATGCGCGCCGGAAGTTTCAGACGCATTTGCTGCGCAAGATTGCCGCGCCTGAGAAGTCCGGGCCCCTCGGCACGCCGCCGGGTGCGACGCGGGTAACCTATCCGGGTGGTCCTAATGGGTCCATCGAGCTTGTGGCGTGGATTTCGCAATATGAACCATCGCAAAAGCTGAAGCCTGCCGTGCTGTTTCTCCACGGTGGCAATGCCACGGGTGATGGGCACTGGGCCTTGATGAAGCCCTATTGGGATGCCGGTTTCGTGGTGCTGCTGCCATCCTTCCGGGGCGAAAACGGCCAGAAGGGCAATTACTCCGGCTTCTATGACGAGACGTCTGACGCGTTGGCGGCGGCATCCTATCTCGAAAGCCTGCCGGGTATTGATCTCGACCGCCTGTTCATTGCCGGTCATTCCAATGGCGGTACGCTGTCTCTGCTCGCATCCATGACGCGGAAATTCCGCGCCGCCGTGCCGATTTCAGCCGGGGTGAACTCCTGGCGCTACTTTAACCGCTATTCCGATGAGCTGTGCTTCGATGAAAACAACCCGAAGGAATTCATCATGCGCTCCTCGGTCTGCTTCGGCCCCAGCCTGAAATGCCCGACACTTCTGTTGCGCGGCACCGAAGAGCGGCCTTTCGATGCTGACCACAAGCTTTTGATGGAGCGCGTAAGGTCTGCGGGCATGCAGATCGACAATATGCTGCTGAAAGGTACGCACAATGGCGTGGTGCCGGGTGCGGTGGTGGAAAGCATCCGTTTCTTCAATCAGTTCGCTTGA
- a CDS encoding L,D-transpeptidase — MTALSLKTCRRLLSFAALAVMPLLSGCLFVTDTSRMNPDVFVQETAPVFNYNNVGSIPRQPLPPTPGSINSRPPDLFRSQFQQLYGPPSTARPPASGLSPAYSGQTVGYGLPVSNPLHRAMYDQISDDGHTLPAIPYSRVDPRFLRQDVSYQTAEAPGTIVVDTKQHFLYLVQPGGKAVRYGVGLGRDGYAWAGRGKIQWKAKWPRWTPPDEMVQRQPELASISAANGGMIPGLNNPLGARALYIFKDGKDTLYRVHGTPDWQSVGKATSSGCVRMLNQDVIDLYDRVPQGAPIVVI, encoded by the coding sequence ATGACAGCCCTATCCTTGAAAACCTGCCGTCGCCTTCTGTCTTTCGCGGCCCTTGCGGTCATGCCGCTTTTGAGCGGCTGCCTTTTTGTCACGGATACAAGCCGCATGAACCCTGATGTGTTCGTGCAGGAAACGGCGCCGGTCTTCAATTACAACAATGTCGGCTCCATTCCGCGTCAGCCGTTGCCGCCGACGCCGGGGTCGATCAACAGCCGTCCGCCGGATCTGTTCCGCTCGCAGTTCCAGCAGCTTTACGGTCCGCCATCCACCGCCCGCCCGCCCGCATCGGGCCTGTCGCCAGCCTATAGCGGCCAGACGGTCGGTTATGGCCTGCCGGTTTCCAACCCGCTGCACCGCGCCATGTATGACCAGATCAGCGATGACGGTCACACGCTGCCCGCCATTCCCTATTCCCGTGTCGATCCACGTTTCCTGCGGCAGGATGTGAGCTACCAGACGGCAGAAGCGCCGGGTACGATCGTCGTCGATACCAAGCAGCACTTCCTCTATCTGGTGCAGCCGGGCGGCAAGGCCGTTCGCTACGGCGTCGGCCTCGGTCGCGATGGTTATGCCTGGGCCGGTCGCGGCAAGATACAGTGGAAAGCCAAATGGCCGCGCTGGACGCCGCCGGACGAGATGGTGCAGCGACAACCGGAACTGGCGTCCATCTCAGCCGCCAATGGCGGCATGATTCCCGGTCTCAACAATCCGCTCGGTGCCCGGGCGCTTTACATTTTCAAGGATGGTAAGGACACGCTTTACCGCGTCCATGGTACGCCGGACTGGCAGTCGGTCGGCAAGGCAACATCATCCGGTTGCGTGCGCATGCTCAATCAGGATGTCATCGATCTCTATGACCGCGTGCCGCAGGGCGCGCCGATTGTGGTTATCTGA
- a CDS encoding L,D-transpeptidase → MMSTDTDFSRRTFLSLLGLSSASLLAGCASSGVRPYNSVEPGSLASNFAGDFRSMFAGGISDAELAVMYGTVEDGGYVIPAIPYQKIDRRYYRQRVVDPTGEPAGTIVVDTRSRFLYVVEQNGSAMRYGVGIGREGFAWSGEGVIQWRQKWPKWTPPDEMVARQPELVKFSSKNGGMPPGLKNPLGARALYIFQNGKDTLYRLHGSPEWNSIGKAVSSGCVRLMNQDIIDLYDRVPNKARVVVWQ, encoded by the coding sequence ATGATGAGCACCGACACAGACTTTTCCAGACGTACCTTCCTTTCCCTTCTTGGCCTCTCCTCTGCATCGCTTCTGGCGGGTTGCGCGTCTTCCGGCGTCCGGCCTTACAACAGCGTTGAACCGGGTAGCCTTGCCAGCAACTTCGCGGGCGATTTCCGCTCCATGTTTGCAGGCGGCATTTCCGATGCAGAGCTTGCCGTCATGTACGGCACGGTGGAAGATGGCGGCTACGTCATCCCTGCCATTCCTTACCAGAAGATCGACCGCCGCTATTATCGCCAGCGCGTTGTCGACCCAACGGGCGAACCAGCCGGCACGATCGTCGTCGATACGCGCTCGCGCTTCCTCTACGTGGTCGAGCAGAACGGCTCCGCCATGCGCTACGGCGTCGGCATCGGCCGCGAAGGCTTTGCATGGTCGGGCGAGGGCGTGATCCAGTGGCGTCAGAAGTGGCCCAAGTGGACACCGCCAGACGAAATGGTTGCCCGTCAGCCAGAACTGGTCAAATTCTCCTCCAAGAACGGCGGCATGCCACCAGGCCTGAAAAACCCGCTCGGTGCCCGCGCGCTTTACATCTTCCAGAACGGCAAGGACACGCTCTACCGTCTGCACGGCTCGCCGGAGTGGAATTCCATCGGCAAGGCAGTGTCTTCCGGCTGCGTGCGCCTGATGAACCAGGACATCATCGACCTCTACGACCGCGTGCCGAACAAGGCACGGGTTGTTGTTTGGCAGTAA
- a CDS encoding MarR family winged helix-turn-helix transcriptional regulator, which translates to MDAPTMDDGTMEGLLRLDLQICFALYGAAHAFNRAYKPLLEPLGLTYPQYLVMMALWEKETATVKVLGEMLGLDSGTLSPLLKRLEQAGLITRKRGTVDERQVLIALTPEGADLKKKAANVMRSIGEATGCSLDELGQLRDRLNALKENLVKE; encoded by the coding sequence ATGGACGCCCCCACGATGGACGATGGAACGATGGAAGGCCTTCTGAGGCTGGACCTGCAAATCTGCTTTGCGCTGTACGGCGCAGCACATGCGTTCAACCGCGCCTATAAACCCCTGTTGGAGCCGCTGGGTCTGACCTACCCGCAGTATCTCGTCATGATGGCGCTATGGGAAAAGGAAACAGCCACCGTCAAAGTTCTGGGCGAAATGCTGGGGCTGGATTCCGGCACACTCTCCCCGCTTTTGAAACGGCTGGAACAGGCAGGCCTCATTACGCGCAAACGCGGCACGGTGGATGAGCGTCAGGTGCTGATTGCGCTGACGCCAGAGGGTGCGGATTTGAAAAAGAAGGCCGCCAATGTCATGCGCTCGATTGGTGAGGCAACGGGCTGTAGCTTGGATGAGCTGGGACAGCTGCGGGATCGGTTGAACGCGCTGAAGGAAAATTTGGTGAAGGAGTAG
- a CDS encoding organic hydroperoxide resistance protein: MAILYTTKASATGGRAGNAKSEDGVLDVTLTVPKELGGDGATGTNPEQLFAAGYSACFLGALKNVAGKQKVKIPEDTTVTASVGVGPRDDGTGFGIDVSLSVNIPGLDKATAEDLVKKAHIVCPYSHALRTSTEVPVSVA; encoded by the coding sequence ATGGCAATTCTCTACACGACCAAGGCAAGTGCAACAGGCGGCCGCGCCGGTAATGCCAAATCGGAAGATGGCGTTCTCGACGTCACCCTGACGGTGCCGAAGGAACTGGGTGGCGACGGTGCAACGGGTACCAACCCCGAGCAGCTCTTTGCCGCTGGCTATTCCGCCTGCTTTCTCGGCGCGTTGAAGAACGTTGCTGGCAAGCAGAAGGTAAAGATCCCTGAAGACACGACAGTGACAGCCAGCGTTGGCGTCGGTCCGCGCGATGACGGCACCGGCTTCGGCATCGACGTGTCGCTCTCCGTCAACATTCCAGGCCTCGATAAGGCAACGGCAGAAGATCTGGTCAAGAAGGCGCATATCGTTTGCCCTTACTCCCACGCTCTTCGCACCTCCACAGAGGTTCCTGTTTCCGTAGCGTAA
- a CDS encoding MbcA/ParS/Xre antitoxin family protein, with product MNIQVKPAVDPAEQGRVVTKAVVSAAERLGLNAARVADVLGVSAPTVSRMKRLDFVLEPGSKAFELAVLLIRVFRSLDAIVGGDEAVAHAWMRNHNETLAAVPAEKLTTITGLLDVLAYLDARRAPI from the coding sequence ATGAATATCCAAGTTAAACCAGCGGTCGACCCGGCAGAGCAGGGCAGGGTCGTTACGAAGGCCGTGGTCTCTGCTGCAGAGCGACTGGGCCTGAATGCCGCCCGCGTTGCTGATGTGCTGGGCGTTTCAGCCCCCACCGTCTCGCGCATGAAGCGGCTCGATTTCGTTTTGGAGCCCGGCAGCAAGGCCTTCGAACTCGCCGTCCTGCTTATCCGCGTTTTCCGCTCGCTCGACGCCATCGTCGGTGGGGATGAAGCGGTGGCACACGCGTGGATGCGTAACCACAACGAGACACTTGCCGCCGTACCAGCAGAAAAACTCACAACCATTACCGGATTGCTCGATGTCCTTGCCTATCTGGACGCCAGACGCGCTCCAATCTGA
- a CDS encoding RES family NAD+ phosphorylase — translation MSLPIWTPDALQSEKREVSGPYWRLVEAQHQVSTMKLVDTVDEQSLLEDILEGSKRRFPPECAGLDYLLATPFRYDAAYPYGSRFRRAGWTTGVYYAAASVETALAEMAFYRLLFHSESPATPLPANAAEYTAFSAEITTPAAIDLTTPPLSDDKALWTHPTDYEPCQTLADTARTAEIEAILYQSVRDPVGGLNIALLTPHGFTRKQPVERVSWRIRLAKTGIQALCEFPMRRIGFAVEDFAGDPRIADLLRG, via the coding sequence ATGTCCTTGCCTATCTGGACGCCAGACGCGCTCCAATCTGAAAAGCGCGAAGTCTCAGGCCCTTATTGGCGGCTGGTGGAGGCGCAGCACCAGGTTTCCACCATGAAGCTTGTCGATACGGTCGATGAGCAGTCTCTGCTGGAAGATATTCTCGAAGGCAGCAAGCGCCGCTTTCCACCTGAGTGTGCGGGGCTCGATTATCTTCTGGCCACACCCTTCCGCTATGATGCCGCCTATCCCTATGGATCGCGCTTCCGTCGGGCGGGCTGGACCACGGGCGTCTATTATGCTGCCGCAAGCGTGGAAACGGCGCTGGCCGAAATGGCCTTCTATCGCCTGCTGTTTCACTCCGAATCCCCCGCTACGCCGTTACCCGCCAATGCGGCTGAATACACCGCCTTTTCCGCCGAAATCACTACCCCTGCAGCAATCGATCTGACCACGCCGCCCCTCTCAGACGACAAGGCGCTCTGGACGCACCCTACGGATTACGAACCGTGCCAAACGCTGGCCGATACGGCGCGCACGGCGGAGATCGAGGCCATCCTCTATCAGTCGGTGCGCGATCCCGTGGGTGGCCTGAACATCGCGCTTCTGACGCCGCATGGATTTACCCGCAAGCAGCCGGTGGAGCGGGTGAGTTGGCGCATCCGCCTTGCGAAAACAGGCATACAGGCGCTGTGCGAATTTCCCATGCGGCGCATTGGGTTTGCGGTGGAGGATTTTGCGGGAGACCCGCGTATTGCGGATTTGTTGCGGGGGTAG
- a CDS encoding MarR family winged helix-turn-helix transcriptional regulator: MSNTVVIPFSTTLLVRDTCLCLHAQRAARALARRFDMALKPVGLTNGQFSLLMSLNRPEPPPMGPVANLLAMDRTTLTAALKPLEKRGLLSIEPDPRDKRGKRLKLTPEGLAVLASAVPIWTRTHGEVEAQIGSGDADRLRRDLVDLG; encoded by the coding sequence ATGTCAAATACAGTGGTGATTCCTTTTTCAACAACGCTTCTGGTGCGCGATACCTGCCTGTGCTTGCACGCCCAGCGCGCCGCCCGCGCCCTGGCACGACGTTTCGACATGGCGCTGAAGCCGGTGGGGCTGACGAATGGGCAATTTTCGCTGCTGATGTCTCTCAACCGCCCCGAACCGCCGCCTATGGGACCGGTGGCGAACCTGTTGGCCATGGACCGCACGACACTGACGGCGGCGTTGAAGCCCTTGGAAAAGCGCGGGCTGCTCTCCATAGAGCCGGACCCGAGAGATAAGCGCGGCAAGCGTTTGAAGCTGACGCCGGAAGGATTGGCAGTGCTGGCCTCCGCCGTTCCCATCTGGACGCGGACGCATGGCGAGGTGGAAGCGCAGATTGGAAGCGGCGATGCGGACCGGTTGAGGCGTGACCTTGTGGATTTGGGGTAG
- a CDS encoding DUF899 domain-containing protein — translation MPHAVVSKKEWLEARKALLAQEKELTRARDRLNEARRTLPWEPVTKDYIFDTPSGPKSLAELFGTCSQLIVYHFMLAPDWEEGCVGCSFFADHVDGAMAHLKAGDAAFVAASRAPLDKIEAYKARMGWKFPWVSSQGSDFNYDYQASFRDEDVASGTITYNYTDMPAMGDLKDLHGTSVFAKDEDGKVFHTYSTYARGAEQTLTTLMLLDLVPKGRNEEGTMDWVRRHDQYEDAPKAASCCH, via the coding sequence ATGCCGCATGCTGTCGTTTCCAAGAAGGAGTGGCTGGAGGCCCGCAAGGCGCTTCTGGCGCAGGAGAAGGAACTCACCCGCGCCCGTGACAGGCTTAACGAGGCGCGCCGCACCCTGCCATGGGAGCCGGTGACAAAGGACTACATTTTCGACACCCCTTCCGGCCCGAAATCGCTGGCCGAGCTGTTCGGCACGTGCAGCCAGCTTATCGTCTACCATTTCATGCTAGCACCGGATTGGGAAGAGGGCTGCGTCGGCTGCTCATTCTTTGCAGACCATGTCGATGGCGCCATGGCACATCTGAAAGCGGGCGATGCCGCCTTCGTCGCTGCATCGCGCGCGCCGCTGGACAAGATCGAGGCTTACAAGGCACGCATGGGCTGGAAATTCCCCTGGGTGTCATCGCAGGGCAGCGATTTCAATTACGACTATCAGGCCTCGTTCCGCGATGAGGACGTCGCCTCCGGCACCATCACCTACAATTACACCGACATGCCCGCCATGGGCGACCTGAAGGACCTGCACGGCACCAGCGTCTTTGCGAAAGACGAAGATGGCAAGGTCTTCCATACCTATTCCACCTATGCCCGCGGTGCCGAGCAAACGCTGACGACACTCATGCTGCTCGACCTCGTGCCCAAGGGCCGCAACGAGGAGGGCACCATGGACTGGGTGCGCCGTCACGACCAGTATGAGGATGCGCCGAAGGCCGCCAGCTGTTGCCATTAA
- a CDS encoding DUF1579 domain-containing protein, with the protein MESAKPQKEHAFLERLVGDWEMVSSTGYEGYDPNDSKQRFTETIRSIGGLWIVSDGRGKMPDGTPMEAIITLGFDPAKDHYVGSWIGSMMTTLWVYKGWLEPDGKTLVLEAQGPKFDGSGEHATYHDVMTLHDDNSRTFSGSVLQPDGSFKQFMSSEFRRV; encoded by the coding sequence ATGGAAAGCGCAAAGCCGCAAAAGGAACACGCATTTCTGGAGCGCCTCGTCGGAGACTGGGAGATGGTGTCCAGCACGGGCTATGAGGGATACGATCCCAACGATTCCAAACAGCGTTTCACCGAAACCATCCGCTCCATCGGCGGGCTCTGGATCGTCAGCGATGGCAGGGGCAAGATGCCGGATGGAACGCCGATGGAGGCGATCATCACGCTCGGCTTCGACCCCGCCAAAGACCATTATGTCGGCTCGTGGATCGGCTCGATGATGACGACGCTCTGGGTCTACAAGGGCTGGCTGGAGCCCGATGGCAAGACTTTGGTGCTGGAAGCGCAGGGCCCGAAATTCGATGGCAGCGGCGAGCACGCCACCTATCATGATGTCATGACCCTGCACGATGATAATAGCCGCACCTTTTCCGGCAGCGTGTTGCAGCCGGATGGAAGTTTCAAACAATTCATGTCGTCGGAATTCCGCCGCGTCTAA
- a CDS encoding VOC family protein — MSDTHGKFIWAELMTPDKDSAGRFYSHVVSWDIKDFGSPEMGYKIFEANGIGVGGMMELTDEHKGEGIPPNWTRYVAVDDVDATAKRFEKKGGKIMRPPSDIPEVGRFAVVTDPSGAVLCIMKPLPMDSSGFPEDTHTLTGHVGWNELFTDDVDSAMEFYGDVFGWTKDHDFDMGEMGPYRMFAHNGKTIGGIMKRPPQVPVCHWAYYFNVDGIDDAITRVSTGGGKVVNGPMSVPGDTWIVNCQDPQGAYFSLVSQRK, encoded by the coding sequence ATGTCCGATACCCATGGAAAATTCATCTGGGCGGAATTGATGACGCCGGACAAGGACAGCGCAGGCCGCTTTTACAGCCACGTTGTCAGCTGGGACATCAAGGATTTCGGTTCACCAGAGATGGGCTACAAGATTTTCGAGGCCAACGGCATCGGCGTCGGCGGCATGATGGAACTGACGGACGAGCACAAAGGCGAGGGCATTCCGCCGAACTGGACGCGCTATGTCGCCGTCGATGATGTGGATGCCACGGCAAAACGCTTCGAGAAAAAAGGCGGCAAGATCATGCGTCCGCCGAGCGATATCCCCGAAGTCGGGCGCTTCGCTGTGGTGACGGACCCATCGGGTGCGGTACTGTGCATCATGAAACCCCTGCCGATGGACAGCAGCGGCTTTCCCGAGGACACCCACACCCTGACCGGTCACGTCGGCTGGAACGAGCTTTTCACCGATGACGTCGATAGCGCCATGGAATTCTACGGCGATGTCTTCGGCTGGACCAAGGACCATGATTTCGACATGGGCGAGATGGGACCATACCGCATGTTCGCCCACAACGGCAAAACCATCGGCGGCATCATGAAACGCCCACCCCAGGTACCCGTCTGCCACTGGGCTTACTACTTCAATGTAGACGGCATCGACGACGCCATCACCCGCGTCAGCACCGGCGGCGGCAAGGTCGTCAACGGCCCGATGTCCGTGCCGGGCGACACCTGGATCGTCAACTGCCAGGACCCGCAGGGTGCTTATTTCTCACTGGTTTCGCAGCGGAAGTAG